A genomic segment from Aegilops tauschii subsp. strangulata cultivar AL8/78 chromosome 1, Aet v6.0, whole genome shotgun sequence encodes:
- the LOC109774085 gene encoding UPF0481 protein At3g47200 → MTSIEVAAAGGSGKRRWVSDVEKTLNEADKTVEVAQWERHCIYRVPACIKDIKSKAYQPQVVSLGPFHHGDPNLLPMEEHKRRALRHLLRRAGRPLDDFVAAVEEIAEQLESAYMDLGGEWRAGIDGRGRERFLEMMIVDGCFLLEVMRRTAAGNSKQVDDYAGNDPIFSRHGILYMVPYIKRDMLMLENQLPLLVLQRLDAVETGKSPNDDFINRMVLRFLAPFSRPLQPGGRLGLHPLDVFRRSMLFGEYQKIRSSEDNTQDNDIIRSAVELYEAGIQFKTSKSSSLHNIRFKHGVLSMPTVPVDDSTEYMFLNMMAFERLHVGAGNDVTAYVFFMDNIIDSAKDVALLSSKGIIQNAVGSDKAVAKLFNSISRDVVLEPDSALDAVQRQVNGYFRQPWNMWRANLIHTYFRSPWAFLSLAAAVFLLVMTIMQTVYTVLPFYKPDSNSPPSAPSPM, encoded by the exons ATGACATCGATCGAagtggcggcggccggcggcagtGGCAAGAGGAGGTGGGTGTCGGACGTGGAGAAGACGCTGAATGAGGCGGACAAGACGGTGGAGGTGGCGCAGTGGGAGCGGCACTGCATCTACCGCGTGCCGGCGTGCATCAAGGACATCAAGAGCAAGGCGTACCAGCCGCAGGTGGTGTCGCTGGGCCCGTTCCACCACGGCGACCCCAACCTGCTGCCCATGGAGGAGCACAAGCGCCGGGCGCTGCGCCACCTGCTCCGGCGCGCGGGCCGGCCTCTCGACGACTTCGTCGCCGCCGTCGAGGAGATCGCCGAGCAGCTGGAGAGCGCGTACATGGACCTCGGCGGCGAGTGGCGCGCGGGCATCGACGGCAGGGGCAGGGAGCGGTTCCTGGAGATGATGATCGTCGACGGCTGCTTCCTGCTCGAGGTGATGAGGAGGACGGCCGCCGGGAACTCGAAGCAGGTCGACGACTACGCCGGCAACGACCCCATCTTCAGCCGCCACGGGATACTCTACATGGTGCCCTACATCAAGCGCGACATGCTCATGCTCGAGAACCAGCTGCCGCTGCTCGTGCTCCAGAGACTCGACGCCGTCGAGACTGGAAAGTCTCCG AACGACGACTTCATCAACAGAATGGTGCTCAGGTTCCTGGCGCCATTCTCACGGCCACTGCAACCAGGCGGTCGCCTAGGGCTCCACCCACTCGACGTCTTCCGCCGGAGCATGCTCTTCGGCGAATACCAGAAGATCCGGAGCTCCGAGGACAACACGCAGGACAACGACATCATCCGGTCGGCGGTGGAGCTCTACGAGGCCGGGATCCAGTTCAAGACGAGCAAGTCCAGCAGCCTGCACAACATCCGGTTCAAGCACGGCGTGCTGAGCATGCCGACGGTGCCCGTGGACGACTCCACCGAGTACATGTTCCTCAACATGATGGCGTTCGAGCGGCTGCACGTCGGCGCCGGCAACGACGTGACGGCCTACGTCTTCTTCATGGACAACATCATCGACTCGGCCAAGGACGTGGCGCTGCTGAGCTCCAAGGGGATCATCCAGAACGCTGTGGGCAGCGACAAGGCCGTGGCCAAGCTCTTCAACAGCATCTCCAGGGACGTGGTGCTGGAGCCGGACAGCGCGCTCGACGCCGTGCAGAGGCAGGTGAACGGCTACTTCAGGCAGCCGTGGAACATGTGGCGCGCCAACCTCATCCACACCTACTTCAGGAGCCCGTGGGCGTTCCtgtccctcgccgccgccgtcttcctcctcgTCATGACCATCATGCAGACCGTCTACACGGTGCTGCCGTTCTATAAGCCGGACAGCAACAGCCCGCCGTCGGCTCCATCTCCGATGTGA
- the LOC109774084 gene encoding cell division control protein 48 homolog E-like: MASQGDASGKKDYSTAILERKKSPNRLVVDEATNDENSTVALHPDTMDSLELFRGDIVLLKGKKRKDTVCILLPDDTCDKTKVRMNKVVRKNLRLRLGDVVSVHQCPDVKYGKRVHVLPVDDTLQGIAGNLFDTFLRPYFLEAYRSLRKGDLFLVRGGMTSVEFKVVETDPAEYCIVASDTEIFCDGEPVKREDEERLDDVGYDDVGGVRKQMAQIRELVELPLRHPQLFKCIGVKPPKGILLYGPPGTGKTLIARAVANETGAFFFLINGPEIMSKMAGESESNLRKAFEEAEKNAPAIIFIDEIDSIAPKRDKTNGEVERRIVSQLLTLMDGLKSRAHVIVMGATNRPNSIDPALRRFGRFDREIDIGVPDEVGRLEVLRIHTKNMKLAEDIELEHVSRDTHGYVGADLAALCTEAALQCIREKMDVIDLEDDTIDAEILNSMAVTNDHFKIALGTSNPSALRETVVEVPNVSWEDVGGLESVKRELQETVQYPVEYPEKFEKFGMSPSKGVLFYGPPGCGKTLLAKAIANECQANFISIKGPELLTMWFGESEANVREIFDKARGSAPCVLFFDELDSIATQRGNSVGDAGGAADRVLNQLLTEMDGMNAKKTVFIIGATNRPDIIDPALLRPGRLDQLIYIPLPDVESRLQIFRACLRKSPVAKDVDLNALAKYTQGFSGADITEICQRACKYAIRENIEKDMEKERRLKENPEAMEEDEVNEIKAAHFEENMRYARRSVSDADIRKYQAFAQTLQQSRGFGTEFRFADQPAAGTTAATDPFASSTTAAEEDDLYS; this comes from the coding sequence ATGGCGAGCCAGGGCGACGCGAGCGGGAAGAAGGACTACTCCACGGCTATCCTGGAGAGGAAGAAGTCGCCGAACCGGCTGGTGGTCGACGAGGCGACCAACGACGAGAACTCCACCGTCGCCCTGCACCCGGACACCATGGACAGCCTCGAGCTCTTCCGCGGCGACATCGTCCTGCTCAAGGGCAAGAAGCGGAAGGACACGGTCTGCATTCTGCTCCCAGACGACACGTGCGACAAGACCAAGGTCCGGATGAACAAGGTCGTCCGGAAGAACCTGAGGCTCCGGCTCGGCGACGTCGTCTCCGTCCATCAGTGCCCGGACGTCAAATACGGGAAGCGCGTGCACGTACTCCCCGTCGACGACACGCTCCAAGGGATCGCCGGAAACCTGTTCGACACCTTCCTGAGACCCTACTTCCTCGAGGCCTATCGTTCCCTCAGGAAAGGAGACCTGTTCCTGGTGAGAGGCGGCATGACGAGCGTGGAGTTCAAGGTTGTGGAGACCGACCCCGCGGAGTACTGCATCGTCGCCTCTGACACGGAGATATTCTGTGACGGAGAGCCTGTCAAGCGGGAGGACGAGGAGAGGCTCGATGACGTCGGCTACGACGATGTCGGTGGAGTGAGGAAGCAGATGGCCCAGATCAGAGAGCTGGTTGAGCTCCCACTGCGCCACCCTCAGCTATTCAAGTGCATCGGTGTGAAGCCTCCAAAGGGCATCTTGCTGTATGGGCCACCTGGGACCGGCAAGACCCTCATCGCCAGAGCTGTGGCTAACGAAACAGGTGCCTTCTTCTTCCTGATCAATGGCCCGGAGATCATGTCGAAGATGGCCGGAGAGAGCGAGAGCAACCTCAGGAAGGCGTTTGAAGAGGCCGAGAAGAATGCGCCGGCCATCATCTTCATCGATGAGATTGATTCCATAGCACCAAAGAGAGACAAGACCAACGGAGAAGTCGAAAGGCGTATCGTCTCGCAGCTGCTCACTCTCATGGACGGGCTCAAGTCCCGCGCACATGTTATTGTCATGGGCGCTACCAACCGCCCGAACAGTATCGACCCTGCTCTCAGAAGGTTTGGCAGGTTTGACCGGGAGATCGACATTGGAGTCCCCGATGAAGTTGGGCGGCTTGAGGTTCTCCGGATTCACACCAAAAACATGAAGCTAGCTGAAGATATTGAACTGGAGCATGTCTCGAGGGACACTCATGGGTATGTCGGCGCTGATCTCGCCGCCCTTTGTACCGAGGCTGCTCTCCAGTGCATTCGCGAGAAGATGGATGTTATCGACCTCGAGGATGACACCATTGATGCTGAGATACTGAATTCTATGGCTGTCACGAACGACCATTTCAAGATTGCACTAGGGACAAGCAACCCTTCCGCTCTTCGTGAAACTGTTGTTGAAGTTCCAAATGTCTCTTGGGAAGATGTTGGTGGTCTGGAGAGTGTCAAAAGGGAGTTGCAGGAGACCGTCCAATATCCGGTGGAGTACCCAGAGAAGTTTGAGAAGTTTGGCATGTCTCCCTCCAAAGGTGTTCTGTTCTACGGCCCTCCGGGCTGCGGCAAGACCTTGTTGGCCAAGGCGATTGCTAACGAGTGCCAGGCTAACTTCATCAGCATCAAAGGACCGGAGCTGCTTACCATGTGGTTTGGTGAGAGCGAAGCCAATGTGCGTGAGATTTTCGACAAGGCCAGGGGGTCGGCACCATGTGTCCTCTTCTTTGATGAGCTCGACTCGATTGCCACCCAGAGAGGAAACAGTGTAGGCGATGCCGGAGGTGCCGCTGATAGGGTCCTGAATCAACTTCTCACCGAGATGGACGGAATGAATGCCAAGAAAACCGTGTTCATCATCGGCGCCACCAACAGGCCAGACATCATAGACCCTGCCTTGCTTAGGCCGGGGCGCCTTGATCAGCTTATCTACATTCCTTTGCCTGACGTTGAATCCAGGCTCCAAATCTTCAGGGCCTGCCTTAGGAAGTCTCCTGTGGCCAAGGACGTCGACCTGAATGCGCTCGCCAAATACACGCAAGGGTTCAGCGGCGCAGACATCACGGAAATCTGCCAGCGTGCGTGCAAATACGCCATCAGAGAGAACATTGAGAAGGACATGGAAAAGGAGAGGCGGCTGAAGGAAAACCCGGAAGCCATGGAGGAAGACGAGGTGAATGAGATCAAGGCTGCTCACTTCGAGGAGAACATGAGGTATGCACGCCGGAGTGTGAGCGATGCTGATATTCGCAAATACCAGGCCTTTGCTCAGACGCTGCAGCAGTCCCGTGGTTTCGGCACCGAGTTCCGGTTTGCTGATCAGCCGGCGGCAGGCACTACCGCTGCGACAGATCCTTTTGCATCCTCTACCACGGCAGCTGAAGAAGATGATCTGTACAGTTAA